The Herbiconiux sp. A18JL235 region GTCGTGGTCGTGGTGGCCCTCGAGCCCGAAGTTCTGCGCGGCGCGGTCGCTGGCCGAGGTGACCAGGTTGCCGCCCGCGTGGCCGCCCGAGAGCTGGTCGAGCGTGGCGAGCATCCGTGCCGCCATGAAGGGCGGGTAGAACGAGGTCGAGATGGTGGGGATGTAGCCGAGGTTCTTGGTGACCTGGGTGAGCACGGCGACCATCGCGGTGGGGTCGGAGCGCGGGATCTCCTGCGCGAACTTCAGATCAGCCTCCATGCTGCCGCCGAACACGTCGGGAACCATGAGGCCGTCTTGGAACACCATGAAGTCGAAGCAGGCGCGCTCGAGTGCCCGCGCGGCGTCGGCGTACAGACTCGGCGACCACCAGTCGTCGTTGTCGGTGCCCGCCCAGTCGCGGCCCCACGACTGCACGCTGTAGCCGTTGCCGACGAACCATCCGAGGTGAAACATGCGGGTCTCCGTATCGCTTGCCGGGGGAGGGACGTCTCCGATGATGGGAAGCCGTTCGGAGCACTGTCAAACCGTTCGGGCCACTCGCGGAATGAATTAACACGCTCGCCACATCGGCGAAACACCGTCTGTCGGCGGCGGCTCGCCATAGTGCGGATCCGGTTGCGTTGCGATCGCTGCAATGACACGGAATGACGACCGTAACCGATGGTCGAAACGGATGCTCGCAACCGATTCCGAAGCTTCGCAGATGTTTCGGGCGGGTAAACAGAAGAATCGTGGTTGACAGCATCGACGTGTGCTGTCACGATTTAGCAACCCCACCGCATCCGTCCCGAGGAGTCGTACCGTGTCGCAGTCGCATGAAGAACGAGCAGCCGAACTCGGCCTCGTCATCCCTGACTACGCCAGCGTGCCCTACCACGGCCTCTCGTACGGATCGATGAAGGCGTTCCACAAGACCGGGAACCTGCTCTTCCTCTCCGGTCACGTCGAGGACGCACCCGGCCACGAGGGAGACCCGCTTCACGCGGGCCGCCTCGGCGCCGAGGTGACGGTCGAGCAGGGCTACGAGGCGGCACGCCTCACCGCGCTCAACTGCCTCGCGACCATCAGGCTCGCGCTGGGAACCCTCGACCGGGTCAAGGGCCTCGTCGGTTCGCTGAACTACGTCGCGGTCGCCCCGGGTTTCACCGATGTCCACCTCATCTCGAGCGGTGCCACCGATCTCTTCCGCGACCTCTTCGGCCCGGAGAACGGCCTCGGGGGGCGCGCCACCCTGGGCGTCAGCGCACTGGCTGGCAACCACTGCTTCGAGAACGTCCTCACGATAGAAACGGTTGATTGACATGATCCGACGCACCACCTTCTCGCGCCTCGCCGGCGCAGGGGCCGCGGTCGCCGCGCTCTCGCTCGCCCTCGCCGCCTGCTCCAGCAGCTCGGGTGCCGACTCCGGTTCCGACTCGGGCTCGGGCGGCATCGCCCTGGGTTACACCGCCACCCTCACCGGTGACTTCGCCAGCTACGGCCTCGAGATGCGCGAGGGCGTCGACCTCGCCGTCGAGCAGCTCAACGAGGCGGGCGGCATCGACGGCAAGGATGTGAGCATCGTCTCGGCCGACGACGAGGGCTCGCCCGCCAACGGGCCGGTGGTCGCCCAGCAGTTCTGCGACGACAGCTCCATCGCCGCCGTGCTCGGCTACAGCTTCTCGAGCGTCGCCCTGGCGGCACTTCCGGTCTACGACCAGTGCGGTCTGCCGGTCGTCGCCTCGGCGGTCACGTCTCCCGAGCTGAGCGGTGCGAGCGACGTGTTCTTCCGCGACGTCTTCACCGACGCCTACCAGGGCGCCGAGATGGGGACGCACGTCCACGAGAGCGGTATCGAGAAGATCGCCGTGCTCTACCAGCAGGACGACTACGGTCAGGGTGTCGCCGACAGCTTCAGCACGGCCTTCGAGGAGGCAGGTGGCACGGTCACCAGCTCGCAGGCCTACCAGCTCGGCGCGGTCGACTTCGCCACCGCCATCAACACCGCGCTCGCCGACTCTCCCGACGGCATCTTCATCGGCGGGTTCTACACCGAGGCCGCCGCGATCGCTCAGCAGCTGCGCACCAGCGGGTCGGAGCTGCCGATCTTCGGCACCGACGGCGCCGTGAGCCCCGACCTCACCGCGCTGGGCGGCGACGCCGTCGAGGGCATGACCGTCTACTCCGCCTTCACGGCGGCCGCCGGCACCCCCGCCTCGGCCGACTTCGTCGAGGCCTTCACCGAGAAGTACGGCAAGGCTCCCTCGTCGTGGGCCGCCCTGGCGTACGACGCGACCAACGTGGTCGCCGAGGCCATCACGGATGCGGGCAGCACCGATCGCGCCGCGGTCGCCGAGGCGCTCGCCGCCACGGCGGGCTTCGAGGGTGTGACCGGTGACATCAGCTTCGACGACGGGGGCGACCGCCTCGGCGAGCTGATCTTCCTCAAGGTCGAAGACGGCGCCTTCGTCGCCGAATAGGCTCCGGCCACCTGCCCGGAGACGGCCGGGCGGGCATCACACCCCGCCCGCCCGGCTGACACCCCATCAGGCATCACACCCCGCCCGGCCCCGACCCGAACCTCGGAGATCATGACTCAAACGCTCATCAACGGCCTCGCCGTCGGAGGGATCTACGGCCTGCTGGCCGTCTCCTTCAGCGTCGTCTACGGCGTGCTCGGCATGGTGAACT contains the following coding sequences:
- a CDS encoding RidA family protein is translated as MSQSHEERAAELGLVIPDYASVPYHGLSYGSMKAFHKTGNLLFLSGHVEDAPGHEGDPLHAGRLGAEVTVEQGYEAARLTALNCLATIRLALGTLDRVKGLVGSLNYVAVAPGFTDVHLISSGATDLFRDLFGPENGLGGRATLGVSALAGNHCFENVLTIETVD
- a CDS encoding ABC transporter substrate-binding protein gives rise to the protein MIRRTTFSRLAGAGAAVAALSLALAACSSSSGADSGSDSGSGGIALGYTATLTGDFASYGLEMREGVDLAVEQLNEAGGIDGKDVSIVSADDEGSPANGPVVAQQFCDDSSIAAVLGYSFSSVALAALPVYDQCGLPVVASAVTSPELSGASDVFFRDVFTDAYQGAEMGTHVHESGIEKIAVLYQQDDYGQGVADSFSTAFEEAGGTVTSSQAYQLGAVDFATAINTALADSPDGIFIGGFYTEAAAIAQQLRTSGSELPIFGTDGAVSPDLTALGGDAVEGMTVYSAFTAAAGTPASADFVEAFTEKYGKAPSSWAALAYDATNVVAEAITDAGSTDRAAVAEALAATAGFEGVTGDISFDDGGDRLGELIFLKVEDGAFVAE